The following proteins come from a genomic window of Methanothermobacter sp.:
- the rpoE gene encoding DNA-directed RNA polymerase, with amino-acid sequence MYYKTKIIDTVRIPPHRFEEPLEEVTFDILNETYVGKMDKKLGQMLTVIDIEDIGIGKVIMGDGAAYHEVTFNALFFKPELQEVVEGEVIEIAEFGAFVRIGPMDGLVHVSQVTDDFITYDAKKRVLVGKETNRRLEEGNRVRARIVSLSLKEEGKIKIGLTMRQPGLGRLEWIEEEKRKSKK; translated from the coding sequence TTGTACTATAAGACAAAGATCATAGACACGGTTAGAATACCACCACACCGGTTTGAAGAACCCCTAGAAGAGGTTACATTCGACATACTCAACGAAACCTATGTAGGTAAAATGGACAAGAAACTTGGACAGATGCTCACAGTAATAGACATAGAGGACATAGGAATAGGCAAAGTTATAATGGGTGACGGGGCTGCCTATCATGAGGTAACATTTAACGCACTCTTCTTCAAACCAGAACTCCAGGAAGTGGTAGAGGGCGAAGTGATTGAGATAGCTGAGTTCGGCGCATTCGTTAGGATAGGGCCCATGGATGGTCTAGTCCATGTTTCACAGGTTACAGATGATTTCATAACATATGATGCCAAGAAGCGCGTACTAGTCGGTAAAGAGACTAACAGGAGACTCGAAGAAGGCAACCGTGTGAGGGCTAGGATAGTTTCATTAAGCCTTAAAGAGGAAGGTAAGATAAAGATAGGCCTCACCATGAGACAACCAGGACTTGGAAGGCTTGAATGGATCGAAGAAGAGAAGAGGAAGAGTAAAAAATGA
- the spt4 gene encoding transcription elongation factor subunit Spt4: MTLKACTKCKRITEEERCPDCGGLTSTNWSGVLIIINPEKSRIAKELSINKPGEYALRVR; encoded by the coding sequence ATGACACTCAAAGCTTGCACTAAATGTAAAAGGATTACAGAAGAAGAACGTTGCCCAGATTGTGGAGGGTTAACATCCACCAACTGGAGTGGAGTGCTAATCATAATCAACCCTGAAAAGTCTAGGATAGCCAAGGAATTATCAATTAACAAACCTGGTGAATATGCGTTGAGGGTCAGATAA
- a CDS encoding DUF359 domain-containing protein: protein MLILPRKLRGKLKEPFGRLYPSPMDAPIPEGAFIISVGDVTTHRLLQAGLKPHLAIIDKRVQRRASKYEIRYDAKILKCENPPGTITDELWTTIKKAIKSDDNFLIIVDGEEDLAVLPAIILAPANAIILYGQPNEGVVLVKAEKMKQKAEKIIREFKEVRADGNQNN, encoded by the coding sequence GTGTTAATCCTACCAAGAAAATTAAGGGGAAAATTAAAGGAACCATTCGGGAGATTATACCCCTCACCCATGGATGCGCCCATACCAGAGGGTGCATTTATAATCTCAGTGGGTGATGTTACAACACATAGACTACTCCAGGCAGGTTTAAAACCTCATTTGGCCATAATAGATAAACGCGTTCAGAGAAGAGCTTCAAAATACGAGATTAGATATGATGCTAAAATTTTAAAATGTGAAAATCCTCCTGGCACTATAACAGATGAACTCTGGACCACTATAAAAAAGGCTATCAAATCTGATGATAATTTCCTTATCATAGTAGATGGTGAGGAAGACCTTGCAGTTTTACCAGCAATCATATTAGCACCAGCAAATGCTATTATATTGTATGGGCAACCCAATGAAGGGGTTGTACTAGTCAAAGCAGAAAAAATGAAGCAAAAAGCAGAAAAGATAATTAGAGAATTCAAGGAGGTAAGAGCAGATGGAAATCAGAATAACTGA
- a CDS encoding 30S ribosomal protein S24e — translation MEIRITDEKENPLLSRTEIKFECLYQGEPTPKILEVKKKLVAMLDSDKDLLVVDTLRPYFGEGKAKGYAKLYQDKKALEEIEPKHVIEKNLEEKMETGGEE, via the coding sequence ATGGAAATCAGAATAACTGATGAAAAGGAGAACCCGCTCCTTTCAAGGACTGAGATAAAATTTGAATGTTTATACCAGGGAGAGCCAACACCAAAAATACTCGAAGTTAAAAAGAAACTAGTCGCCATGCTAGATTCTGATAAAGATCTCCTTGTTGTAGACACCCTAAGACCCTACTTTGGAGAGGGTAAAGCCAAAGGATATGCTAAGCTCTACCAGGACAAGAAAGCACTAGAAGAGATCGAACCAAAACATGTCATAGAAAAGAACTTAGAGGAGAAAATGGAAACCGGGGGAGAAGAATGA
- a CDS encoding 30S ribosomal protein S27ae, which produces MSKYKLYEVKDDKIKRKNPFCPRCSSGVFMADHGDRYACGRCGYTQWKNR; this is translated from the coding sequence ATGAGCAAATATAAATTATATGAAGTTAAAGATGACAAGATCAAGAGGAAAAACCCATTCTGTCCTAGATGTTCAAGCGGAGTTTTCATGGCCGACCATGGGGACAGATACGCGTGTGGAAGGTGTGGATACACCCAATGGAAAAACAGGTAG
- the argH gene encoding argininosuccinate lyase, which translates to MNLRGGRLQKRMDEEAAKFTSSLKFDQHIFYADIKCNIAHTRMLAQEGIISKKTANKIIKALEELEREGIEALNLDPSVEDIHMAIEEYVTERIGEEAGFMHTGKSRNDQVATDLRLALKEKIREIQKELLNFMQLLVRMAEDHKETIMVGYTHLQHAQVTTFAHHLLAYAHAFKRDYERLKDTYRRVDVNPLGSAALTTTSFPINRKLTTRLLGFSDYMENSMDAVSSRDFIAETIFDLSMTAANLSRICEEIILWSTYEFNLIELADEFSSTSSIMPQKKNPDVAEIARARTSNLYGNLMSVLGILKGLPYTYNRDLQEITPHLWDAVETCYDMIHVVRRMLSTVKVDRERGFELALSNFATATDLADAIVKEKKIPFRTAHKIVGRLINHLINEGLSLLSVDSSLLDKISEEVAGEKLELDDDIIRRVLDPMENVKARNVPGGPSPRMVEAAIKKLKAYIKDELKSITSS; encoded by the coding sequence TTGAACCTTAGAGGAGGCAGATTGCAAAAAAGGATGGATGAAGAAGCTGCCAAATTCACATCATCCCTAAAATTCGACCAACACATATTCTACGCTGATATAAAATGTAACATAGCCCACACTAGGATGCTAGCCCAAGAGGGGATAATCAGCAAAAAAACAGCTAATAAGATAATAAAAGCCCTAGAAGAACTTGAAAGAGAAGGTATAGAAGCCCTAAACTTGGATCCGTCAGTTGAAGACATCCACATGGCCATAGAAGAATATGTCACAGAAAGGATAGGGGAAGAAGCCGGTTTCATGCACACAGGGAAATCAAGAAATGACCAAGTAGCAACAGACCTCAGACTCGCCCTCAAAGAAAAAATACGAGAAATACAAAAAGAACTATTAAATTTCATGCAACTTTTAGTTAGGATGGCAGAGGACCATAAAGAGACTATCATGGTAGGCTACACACACCTTCAACACGCCCAGGTTACCACTTTTGCACACCACTTACTCGCATATGCCCATGCTTTTAAGAGAGATTATGAACGTCTAAAGGATACTTATAGGCGAGTTGATGTTAACCCTCTGGGTTCCGCGGCTTTGACAACAACTAGCTTCCCAATAAACAGAAAACTTACAACAAGATTACTAGGATTCAGTGATTACATGGAAAATTCAATGGATGCTGTAAGTAGCCGGGACTTCATAGCAGAGACCATATTCGACCTTTCAATGACAGCTGCGAACTTGAGCAGGATCTGTGAAGAGATAATACTCTGGAGCACCTACGAGTTCAATTTGATCGAATTGGCTGACGAATTCTCATCAACATCATCTATAATGCCTCAGAAAAAGAACCCGGATGTTGCTGAGATAGCCAGGGCCAGAACATCAAATCTTTATGGTAATCTTATGAGTGTCCTTGGAATCCTGAAGGGTTTACCATATACTTATAATCGTGATCTTCAGGAGATCACACCACATCTCTGGGATGCTGTTGAGACATGTTATGATATGATCCATGTAGTTAGGAGGATGCTATCAACGGTTAAAGTGGACAGGGAGAGGGGCTTTGAACTTGCACTTTCCAATTTCGCCACGGCAACCGACCTTGCAGATGCTATTGTGAAAGAGAAGAAAATCCCCTTTAGAACAGCCCATAAAATCGTGGGACGCCTCATCAACCATCTTATAAATGAGGGTTTAAGTTTGTTAAGTGTTGATTCTAGCCTACTGGACAAGATTAGCGAAGAGGTTGCTGGGGAAAAACTCGAATTGGATGATGATATTATAAGAAGGGTTCTTGACCCCATGGAAAACGTCAAGGCACGGAATGTCCCGGGGGGTCCCTCTCCTAGAATGGTGGAGGCGGCTATCAAAAAGTTGAAAGCTTATATTAAGGATGAGCTTAAATCAATAACCTCATCATAA
- a CDS encoding DUF3096 domain-containing protein, whose product MEGKTDHRLIGLVAIIIGILMIIYPYLVGYLVGIFLIVYGILKFFE is encoded by the coding sequence ATGGAAGGGAAAACAGATCACCGACTAATAGGGCTTGTTGCGATAATCATAGGCATATTAATGATAATATACCCTTATCTTGTAGGTTACCTTGTAGGTATTTTCTTGATTGTCTATGGTATATT